The genomic interval CTCGAAATTTTGTAAGATTTTGATTGCTTCCAATAACGGTTGTTGCTCCTACTGAAAAATAATCCAATATATCACCTCCTTAAAAAAGGGTATAAAAATAGCGACTATGCTTAATTGCTAGTCGCTTTTATTCTACGATCATCCAATCTTCTGCTAACATGTCAACTTGCGTTGCATTCCAACCAATTGTAATAGTTCCATCAGCTGCTTTCATATCAATATGACTTTTAATTTCAATTGTTTGATCACATTCCAAAAGCCGTTCACCGAACAAAGCTTTAGATGTTTCTGGCTTTAAGTTAACAATCGGAACAATACTTCCACTTGTTAGATACAGAAACATACCTTTACCATTCCACCCTTTGCGGCAAACTCTAAAACCTTTCTTCAGAGCTTCCACAGCCAGTCCAAAGGTCATGCCATCAGTTTTACGATTGGCTTCTTCAAATATGC from Massilibacillus massiliensis carries:
- a CDS encoding DUF2829 domain-containing protein, producing the protein MEKYIGVKIVQAKPMNLFEAEEKLQRKISQSAQNQEGYLVKYEDGYLSWSPKGIFEEANRKTDGMTFGLAVEALKKGFRVCRKGWNGKGMFLYLTSGSIVPIVNLKPETSKALFGERLLECDQTIEIKSHIDMKAADGTITIGWNATQVDMLAEDWMIVE